The Bacteroidales bacterium genome has a window encoding:
- the upp gene encoding uracil phosphoribosyltransferase, giving the protein MEIKLLCSYSSVFNQYMAELRDIDIQKDSMRFRNNMRRIGSIMAYEISKTLEYTDRMTQTSLGQASVPVLKAQPVLATILRAGLPQHQGMLDIFDKAENAFISAYRSYEPDGSFTISFEHISTPSLDGKTVILCDAMLATGASMVLSYNALLKSGTPLHVHIAAIIASKEGVEYVQRHLSNKNVTLWVGVVDDELTSKSYIVPGLGDAGDLAYGSKN; this is encoded by the coding sequence ATGGAAATAAAACTTTTATGCTCTTATAGCTCGGTATTTAATCAATATATGGCAGAATTGCGAGATATTGATATTCAAAAAGATAGCATGCGCTTTAGAAATAATATGAGACGTATAGGCAGTATTATGGCTTATGAAATAAGCAAAACATTGGAATATACCGACCGCATGACACAAACATCTTTAGGACAGGCTTCAGTTCCTGTTTTAAAAGCGCAGCCAGTTCTTGCAACAATATTAAGGGCTGGATTACCGCAACATCAAGGTATGTTAGATATTTTTGACAAAGCCGAGAACGCTTTTATATCAGCCTATAGGTCTTACGAGCCAGACGGTTCTTTTACAATCAGCTTTGAGCACATATCTACACCCTCGCTTGATGGTAAGACCGTGATTTTATGCGATGCTATGCTTGCTACCGGCGCTAGTATGGTTTTGTCTTATAATGCGTTATTGAAAAGTGGAACACCGTTGCATGTTCATATTGCTGCAATAATCGCCTCGAAAGAGGGAGTCGAGTATGTTCAACGACACTTAAGTAACAAAAATGTAACTCTTTGGGTTGGAGTTGTTGACGATGAACTCACATCAAAATCTTATATAGTGCCCGGATTAGGCGATGCAGGGGACTTGGCTTATGGTAGTAAAAACTAA
- the radC gene encoding DNA repair protein RadC, which yields MSNSKKLSINQWALEDRPREKLLLKGSRELSNAELLAILLGSGSITESAVDLSKRIMKAYNDDLSEFFGASIADLQKFKGVGEAKSVTIMAAIELARRYVASKGEKTPTFVHSPEDAYRAILPTLIGVKHEEFWILCLSASNQIISKYKISQGGLTSTTVDLRVIFQRVLADNAVSIIVCHNHPSGSTVISEPDKKITQRIKSAAQTLDIVLHDHIIVTDSTFVSFSEKNLL from the coding sequence ATGAGCAACTCCAAAAAATTGTCAATTAATCAATGGGCACTCGAAGATAGACCGCGTGAGAAACTCCTATTAAAAGGAAGTAGAGAACTCAGCAATGCCGAGTTGTTGGCAATTTTATTAGGTTCAGGAAGTATCACAGAGAGTGCTGTTGATTTGTCAAAGCGGATAATGAAAGCTTACAACGATGATTTGTCAGAGTTTTTCGGAGCATCAATTGCTGATTTACAGAAATTTAAAGGAGTAGGAGAAGCAAAATCGGTTACCATAATGGCAGCTATTGAATTGGCAAGACGTTATGTAGCCTCAAAAGGCGAGAAAACTCCAACATTTGTACACTCCCCCGAAGATGCCTACAGAGCAATTCTCCCAACATTAATAGGAGTTAAACATGAGGAGTTTTGGATATTGTGTCTATCCGCATCAAACCAAATAATATCGAAGTATAAGATTTCGCAAGGAGGGCTCACTTCAACAACTGTTGATTTAAGAGTTATCTTTCAAAGAGTGTTGGCTGATAATGCTGTATCAATAATAGTTTGTCATAATCACCCATCAGGTAGCACAGTAATTAGCGAACCTGACAAAAAAATAACACAACGAATTAAATCGGCAGCGCAAACGTTAGACATTGTTTTACACGATCATATAATAGTAACTGACAGTACTTTTGTTAGTTTCTCAGAAAAAAACTTGTTATAG
- a CDS encoding helix-turn-helix transcriptional regulator — translation MSTLIYYNSLTALFIATSIFGLLFLTQFNENKATLRNYRIVKRILTVAYLAVAVGSLPELLVQLSGTTIVGSRDILFSQVINLTVAITQAFIFTHSTMLLLDTKKINSKIVKYQVVALVIYITVAILSYLLLPKKATEAVVFVLTVIYFIALGYFTVRFLRHFRQFRIIMDNFYSDDVTARMHWIKVAFFAALFIGTFALFVTYYCSVVNETIFNLTSLCFYTFFGIRLLNYPWQFEIIEMPMTEKTKYEQSFSAPNTVTGLTSYQDMLHTNSDTSIEQWIAEKHFLKSGITMDDLAKFLGTNRTYISSYFNTEKGITFRQWINILRIEEAKLIITDDSKITMTELASRLGYADTSTFFRQFKAKEGVQPSVWKQKNLSN, via the coding sequence ATGAGCACTTTAATATATTATAATTCACTTACAGCACTGTTTATCGCGACTTCTATTTTTGGATTGCTTTTTCTTACGCAATTTAATGAAAATAAGGCTACGTTGCGAAATTATCGTATCGTAAAACGAATATTAACAGTGGCATATTTGGCAGTTGCTGTTGGCTCGTTACCAGAATTATTGGTGCAGTTAAGTGGTACAACAATCGTCGGTTCCCGAGATATATTGTTTTCGCAAGTTATAAACCTGACAGTTGCAATAACGCAAGCGTTTATCTTTACTCATTCGACTATGCTTCTTCTTGACACCAAAAAGATTAATTCTAAAATAGTTAAATATCAGGTAGTTGCATTGGTTATTTACATAACCGTAGCCATATTAAGCTATTTACTACTACCTAAAAAGGCAACAGAAGCAGTTGTGTTTGTACTTACTGTGATATATTTTATAGCCCTTGGCTATTTTACTGTTCGTTTTTTGCGCCACTTTCGTCAATTCAGAATTATCATGGATAACTTCTATTCAGACGATGTTACGGCCCGCATGCATTGGATTAAAGTAGCCTTTTTTGCTGCTCTTTTTATAGGGACGTTTGCCTTGTTTGTTACTTATTATTGTAGTGTTGTTAACGAAACTATTTTCAATCTAACTTCGCTCTGTTTTTACACATTTTTCGGTATAAGACTTCTTAACTATCCATGGCAGTTCGAAATAATAGAAATGCCAATGACTGAAAAAACCAAATATGAACAATCGTTTTCGGCACCTAACACCGTGACTGGACTCACGAGTTACCAAGATATGCTTCATACCAATAGTGATACATCTATAGAGCAATGGATAGCAGAAAAGCATTTTTTAAAGTCGGGCATTACAATGGACGACTTGGCTAAGTTCTTGGGCACAAATCGCACCTACATATCATCCTACTTCAACACAGAAAAGGGTATTACATTCCGTCAGTGGATTAATATTTTGAGAATAGAGGAGGCAAAGCTTATCATAACTGACGATTCAAAAATAACAATGACAGAGCTTGCCTCTCGTCTGGGCTATGCCGATACAAGCACATTTTTTCGTCAGTTTAAAGCCAAAGAGGGAGTTCAACCCTCTGTTTGGAAACAAAAAAACTTATCAAATTAG
- a CDS encoding RICIN domain-containing protein, with amino-acid sequence MSFTVLVSFLLLFTGVGEKIAYDNSGLITTYSVGDKAPTGQYFYIVSSMAVDSTSENVEIDSISKNLMLSSAFYNPQSDSVFRFDKDPYELYYKILLGRSYQSAIDVTTNTLQPCQSLSVNKINYGSGQHFYLKHMGNGRYKIYHCSGKIVTISLNKTNNSSNAILTDDTDSPESEWIFVDSGTLEIYKPLLAIIK; translated from the coding sequence ATGTCCTTTACCGTTTTAGTCTCTTTTCTACTTTTATTTACAGGCGTGGGTGAAAAAATCGCTTACGACAACTCGGGGCTAATTACGACCTACAGTGTAGGAGATAAAGCTCCTACTGGACAGTATTTTTACATTGTATCGTCAATGGCTGTCGATAGCACATCTGAAAATGTGGAAATTGACAGTATTTCTAAGAACCTTATGTTAAGTAGCGCATTTTATAATCCGCAATCCGATTCTGTTTTTCGTTTCGACAAAGACCCGTACGAACTGTATTACAAAATACTTCTTGGACGCTCTTACCAAAGCGCTATTGACGTAACAACAAACACATTACAACCTTGTCAGAGTTTATCGGTAAATAAGATTAATTACGGTAGCGGACAACATTTTTACCTAAAGCATATGGGAAACGGTCGTTATAAAATATATCACTGCTCGGGAAAAATAGTGACGATAAGCCTTAATAAAACCAATAATAGCTCAAATGCCATTCTAACTGATGATACAGATTCTCCTGAAAGTGAATGGATTTTTGTTGATTCTGGTACTCTCGAAATTTACAAGCCGCTTTTAGCAATTATAAAGTAA
- a CDS encoding glycosyltransferase family 4 protein, translated as MINTNNGKRIVYLTYDGLTDSLGQSQIIPYLKELSKLNNKITIISAEKNEAFLRKREEIQSYLEQNNITWIPIKYTKKPPVLSTINDIYKFAKELKKIYINEGFDIVHCRSYITSIVGLKFKKRYGVKFIFDMRGFWADERIDGNIWSLSNPLYRLVYKYFKRREREFLTNADHVVSLTNNAIETINSSFDIKVLDTDYSVIPCCADLDHFQKTDKNETDRATWRKKLGIKQDAFVLTYLGSLGTWYLTEEMVKFFKILVTKFCPDSVFLVVTHDNIEIIHKSAIIHQISLDLIKTLHADRSQLPEILSVSDAAVSFIKPSFSKKASSPTKLAELFGLGIPVFSNIGVGDIEEYYRTIKSLIVKDFEYETLYDVWDNYFSSGKVDEKVLVDIAHKYFSLNLGVERYNNIYRSL; from the coding sequence ATGATAAATACTAATAACGGAAAACGCATAGTTTATTTAACCTACGACGGACTGACCGATTCTCTCGGACAATCGCAGATTATCCCCTATTTAAAAGAGTTGTCGAAATTAAACAACAAAATTACCATTATTAGTGCAGAAAAGAATGAGGCTTTTTTAAGAAAAAGAGAGGAGATACAATCCTATCTTGAACAAAACAATATTACCTGGATACCAATAAAATACACAAAAAAACCACCTGTACTCTCTACAATAAACGATATTTACAAATTCGCAAAAGAATTAAAAAAAATATATATAAATGAGGGGTTTGATATAGTACACTGCAGAAGCTACATTACATCAATTGTTGGGTTAAAATTCAAAAAAAGATATGGAGTAAAATTTATTTTCGATATGCGAGGGTTTTGGGCTGACGAACGTATAGATGGCAATATCTGGAGTTTATCAAATCCATTATACCGTTTGGTTTACAAATACTTTAAAAGAAGAGAGAGAGAGTTTTTAACAAATGCCGACCACGTTGTAAGTCTTACAAACAATGCGATAGAAACTATAAACAGTAGCTTTGACATTAAAGTTTTAGATACAGATTATTCTGTTATTCCATGCTGCGCCGATCTTGACCATTTTCAAAAAACAGATAAAAACGAAACGGACAGAGCTACTTGGAGAAAAAAGTTAGGGATTAAACAAGACGCTTTTGTATTAACATATCTAGGTTCGCTAGGAACGTGGTATTTAACTGAAGAGATGGTTAAATTCTTTAAAATATTGGTAACAAAATTTTGTCCGGATTCTGTTTTCTTAGTTGTTACACACGATAACATAGAGATAATACACAAATCGGCAATTATACATCAAATATCGTTAGATTTAATCAAAACGTTACATGCCGATAGAAGCCAATTGCCTGAAATTCTTTCTGTTAGTGATGCAGCTGTCAGCTTTATAAAACCTTCGTTTAGCAAAAAAGCGTCGTCTCCTACTAAATTAGCCGAGCTATTCGGACTAGGAATACCTGTTTTTAGCAATATTGGAGTTGGTGATATCGAAGAGTATTACAGAACGATAAAATCGTTAATAGTCAAAGATTTTGAATACGAAACGCTTTATGACGTTTGGGACAATTACTTTTCTTCAGGCAAGGTTGATGAAAAAGTCTTGGTTGATATCGCACACAAATACTTTTCTTTAAATTTGGGGGTTGAGAGATATAATAATATTTATCGTAGCTTATGA
- a CDS encoding DUF3147 family protein yields the protein MSTVVYNVILSFIIAGVWISVSTWIAERLGTKLGGVLALLPSTILVSLLFVAITVGKEYAANAALSAPLGMALNCIFLTVFVFTLNKGLVKATIISLIVWICCALFFQQLNIQSVVVTTTIFIVIMSTTYFILEHVAKIKSVAKREQKFRISLILYRAIFAGSVVGTTVIISQFASHFWTGIFSTFPAVMLTSMVILTRSQGKDFARATAKTMILASGNIVVFAFGVNYLYKITNIALATFLSFIFAVVYILILMPLLIRSK from the coding sequence ATGAGCACCGTTGTTTATAACGTTATTCTTTCTTTTATAATTGCCGGCGTCTGGATCTCGGTTTCAACATGGATTGCAGAGCGTCTTGGAACTAAATTGGGTGGGGTGCTAGCACTACTTCCAAGCACTATTTTGGTTTCATTGCTGTTTGTAGCTATTACTGTCGGCAAGGAGTATGCAGCTAATGCTGCATTGTCAGCTCCTTTGGGAATGGCGTTAAATTGTATTTTTTTAACGGTCTTTGTGTTCACTTTAAACAAAGGCTTAGTAAAAGCTACAATCATTTCGTTAATTGTGTGGATATGCTGTGCACTGTTTTTCCAACAACTTAATATTCAGTCGGTTGTTGTTACTACCACTATATTTATTGTGATAATGTCAACCACTTACTTTATCTTAGAACATGTTGCAAAAATAAAATCGGTAGCAAAACGGGAACAAAAGTTCCGAATTTCTCTGATACTGTACAGAGCTATTTTTGCAGGCTCGGTTGTTGGTACGACGGTAATTATTAGCCAATTTGCCTCACACTTCTGGACAGGCATTTTTAGTACATTCCCCGCAGTTATGCTCACAAGTATGGTTATTTTAACACGCTCTCAAGGGAAAGATTTTGCACGTGCCACCGCAAAAACCATGATTCTTGCAAGTGGAAATATCGTTGTTTTCGCTTTCGGAGTCAACTATTTATATAAAATAACAAACATTGCCCTTGCTACTTTTCTTTCTTTTATCTTTGCTGTTGTTTATATTTTGATTTTAATGCCACTACTAATTCGTTCTAAGTAA
- the rsmG gene encoding 16S rRNA (guanine(527)-N(7))-methyltransferase RsmG, translating into MNQILNYFPDLQPVQIEQFKQLQPLYTDWNEKINVISRKDIENLYERHVLHSLSIAKLIKFVNGTKIIDVGTGGGFPGIPLAIMFPNVGFHLIDSIGKKITVVKEVAKELGLNNVTAVQSRSENIKKKFDFVVSRAVTDIPQFIGFTQHLLSPRDRNSIPNGILYLKGGDFRHELDKIKQYSEIYEITDFFKEEFFKEKRIVYIQITTNY; encoded by the coding sequence ATGAACCAGATTTTAAACTATTTTCCCGATTTACAACCCGTTCAAATTGAGCAGTTTAAGCAACTGCAGCCACTCTACACCGATTGGAACGAGAAGATTAATGTTATCTCAAGAAAAGATATAGAAAACCTATACGAACGACATGTACTTCATTCACTATCAATAGCCAAGCTTATCAAATTCGTTAACGGCACTAAAATTATTGATGTTGGCACAGGCGGAGGCTTCCCGGGGATACCGCTTGCTATAATGTTTCCCAATGTTGGGTTCCATCTGATTGATAGTATAGGGAAAAAAATAACCGTAGTAAAAGAGGTTGCTAAGGAGTTAGGGCTAAATAATGTTACAGCTGTACAATCACGTTCCGAAAACATCAAAAAGAAATTCGATTTTGTTGTTAGCAGAGCAGTAACAGATATTCCGCAATTTATTGGATTTACACAACATTTGCTCTCACCGCGTGACAGAAATTCAATTCCCAACGGAATACTATATCTTAAAGGAGGAGATTTTAGACATGAACTCGATAAAATCAAGCAATACAGCGAAATTTACGAAATTACAGACTTCTTTAAAGAAGAGTTTTTTAAAGAAAAGCGAATAGTCTATATTCAAATTACAACCAATTACTAG
- a CDS encoding nucleoside deaminase, whose translation MFDDTYFMKAAFREALKAYEADEIPIGAVIVANNRIIGKGHNQTQKLKDVTAHAEIIAISSATEALGAKYLEDCTLYVTLEPCVMCAGALFWTKIERVVFGAPDTKFGSSKFGNLYHPKTIVKGNVMADDCADLIKDFFQKKRGTSQSNKF comes from the coding sequence ATGTTTGATGATACTTATTTTATGAAAGCTGCTTTTCGCGAAGCCCTGAAAGCATACGAGGCTGACGAAATACCCATAGGTGCTGTTATAGTAGCCAACAATCGTATAATTGGCAAAGGACATAACCAAACACAAAAACTAAAAGATGTTACGGCGCATGCCGAAATTATTGCAATATCATCGGCGACAGAGGCTCTTGGAGCCAAATATTTAGAGGATTGTACTCTTTATGTTACTTTAGAACCGTGCGTTATGTGCGCTGGTGCTCTTTTTTGGACTAAAATAGAGCGCGTTGTCTTTGGTGCTCCCGACACAAAATTTGGAAGTAGTAAATTTGGTAATTTATATCATCCTAAAACCATTGTTAAAGGAAATGTAATGGCTGATGACTGCGCAGACCTTATTAAAGATTTTTTTCAGAAAAAGAGAGGAACGTCACAATCTAATAAATTTTAA
- a CDS encoding 5-formyltetrahydrofolate cyclo-ligase, whose product MTKILEQKKALRREIRIATKELSTEQRLIQSKRVWSILSQYEKFVNAKTVVFYWSMESELNTTEFIESVKNTKKVLLPVVVGDNLVLRSFEGKDKMVAEPVFGIFEPVGEEFKEYDKIDFVVVPGMAFDKKGNRMGRGKGFYDKFLTQIPNATKIGVCFSHQIVDDVPSEPHDVKLDGVCSPEGFFQ is encoded by the coding sequence ATGACAAAAATTTTAGAACAAAAGAAAGCTCTTCGAAGGGAAATTCGCATAGCTACTAAGGAGTTGTCAACAGAACAACGATTAATTCAATCAAAGAGAGTGTGGAGTATTCTTTCGCAGTACGAAAAGTTTGTAAACGCTAAAACAGTTGTCTTTTATTGGTCAATGGAGAGTGAGCTAAATACCACTGAATTTATTGAATCAGTGAAAAATACAAAAAAGGTATTGCTCCCCGTAGTGGTTGGCGACAACCTTGTTCTACGCAGTTTTGAAGGTAAAGATAAAATGGTTGCCGAACCTGTTTTTGGTATCTTTGAACCAGTTGGCGAAGAGTTTAAAGAGTACGATAAAATAGATTTTGTTGTTGTCCCGGGAATGGCGTTCGATAAAAAAGGTAATAGAATGGGGCGTGGTAAAGGGTTTTATGATAAGTTTCTGACGCAAATACCGAATGCTACTAAAATAGGCGTTTGCTTTAGCCATCAAATTGTTGATGATGTACCGTCAGAGCCACACGACGTTAAATTAGATGGGGTTTGTTCGCCAGAAGGTTTTTTTCAATAA
- a CDS encoding glycosyltransferase family 4 protein, which produces MKKRRILYLVPHRMGRSPGQRFRCEHFIPFLEESGYEITYSNILSTWDDKHFYSHRNYIIKLFIVIKSFIKRIRDIIRVKNYDAVFIYREAFMLGTVFFERTIKWLKVPIIFDFDDSIWLNDTSQGNQSLRWLKRPSKTADICKLATTVIVGNSYLAQYAKQYAKNVFIIPTTIDTDYHKPMEKTIENKDSVIIGWTGTSTTLKHLATIQSTLSDLKKRYGDKVKFKIIADLSPEIEGVEFEFVKWNLENEIEQLSHFDIGIMPLPDNQWARGKCGFKGLQYMALEIPSVMSPVGVNNDIITNGKNGYLASTDQEWFNILSMLIENPELRLKIGKEGRKTVFEKFSVKNNNLNYLKIVDGTTK; this is translated from the coding sequence ATGAAAAAGAGACGTATTCTATATTTAGTTCCTCACAGAATGGGACGTTCGCCGGGGCAACGCTTTCGTTGTGAGCATTTTATTCCCTTTTTAGAGGAGTCGGGATACGAAATAACATACTCAAATATTCTTAGCACATGGGACGATAAACACTTTTATAGCCATAGAAACTATATCATAAAGCTATTCATTGTTATAAAAAGTTTTATAAAACGCATTCGTGATATTATTCGCGTAAAAAATTATGATGCTGTTTTCATTTATCGCGAGGCATTTATGTTGGGAACCGTATTTTTCGAACGAACTATAAAATGGCTAAAAGTGCCAATTATATTCGATTTCGACGATAGCATTTGGCTGAACGATACATCACAAGGAAATCAGAGTTTAAGGTGGCTGAAACGCCCATCGAAAACTGCCGATATTTGTAAACTTGCCACAACAGTTATTGTAGGTAACTCATATTTAGCACAATATGCTAAACAGTATGCTAAAAACGTATTTATCATACCCACTACAATCGACACTGACTATCATAAACCAATGGAAAAAACCATTGAAAACAAAGATTCGGTTATTATAGGCTGGACGGGAACAAGCACAACACTGAAACATTTAGCCACAATCCAATCTACACTATCAGACTTAAAAAAGAGATATGGTGATAAAGTAAAGTTTAAAATAATTGCCGACTTATCTCCTGAAATTGAGGGTGTTGAGTTCGAGTTTGTAAAATGGAACCTTGAGAACGAAATTGAACAACTTTCACATTTTGATATTGGTATAATGCCCCTACCCGACAATCAGTGGGCCCGTGGCAAGTGCGGGTTTAAAGGTCTTCAGTATATGGCATTGGAAATACCTTCGGTAATGTCACCAGTAGGCGTTAACAACGACATTATCACAAATGGTAAAAATGGTTATTTGGCATCAACAGATCAAGAGTGGTTTAACATTTTAAGTATGCTTATCGAAAATCCTGAGCTAAGATTGAAGATAGGCAAAGAGGGAAGAAAAACAGTTTTTGAAAAATTTTCGGTAAAAAACAATAATCTTAACTACCTAAAAATTGTCGATGGTACAACAAAATAG
- a CDS encoding NAD+ synthase → MKIVLSQINTHVGNFELNTQKIIEAIENAKIKKADLVIFPELSVCGYPPKDLLKSRGFIEKSQKAINDILLHTTNIAAIIGAPSISNSKKDNKRLYNSAYVLDNGIIKHIIHKTALSNYDVFDGCRYFNSNKNFNIVDIKGIPIAITISDDISCGMSLFDPYRNIEHCTNNPLEELKKLNPSLIVNISAKPFSYLQENRKIEMFRQIVSKYNIPLINVNLVGGNGDLIFNGESLVLNQDLKVAAQLKSFSEDTLIFDFSNIHKTIITPSLQTDSLIKIKEALILGIRDFFAKNSFSKALIGLSGGLDSAVVAALATEALGNNNVIGVLMPSEFSSDHSVVDAMQLAKNLDIEYHQIHINSLFDSYRKTLQPIFRDLPFGLAEENLQARIRGTLLMAISNKFGHIVLNCSNKSEFAVGYSTMYGDSVGAISVIGDVYKTDVYSLAKLINFKQTIIPNNIITKPPSAELRPNQKDTDSLPDYDVLDKILFNYIEKQMSEYDIVDLGFDADVVKKVIRLVNSSEYKRLQAPPILRVSSKAFGFGRRFPIVSKLD, encoded by the coding sequence ATGAAGATTGTTTTATCACAAATAAATACTCATGTTGGAAATTTTGAGTTGAACACTCAAAAAATAATCGAAGCTATCGAAAATGCTAAGATAAAAAAAGCTGATTTGGTTATTTTTCCAGAGCTATCTGTTTGCGGGTATCCTCCCAAAGATTTACTAAAAAGCAGGGGATTCATAGAAAAGTCTCAAAAAGCAATAAACGATATTTTACTACATACTACAAATATTGCTGCAATTATTGGTGCTCCTTCAATATCCAACAGTAAAAAAGATAACAAAAGACTATATAACTCCGCTTATGTTTTAGACAACGGCATAATAAAACACATAATACACAAAACTGCTCTTTCAAATTATGATGTATTTGATGGGTGCCGATATTTTAACTCAAACAAAAATTTTAATATTGTTGATATAAAAGGAATTCCAATTGCTATTACAATAAGTGATGACATTTCATGCGGTATGTCTTTATTCGACCCTTACAGAAATATAGAACACTGTACAAACAATCCGCTTGAAGAATTAAAGAAGTTAAATCCTTCACTTATAGTAAATATTTCGGCAAAGCCATTTTCGTATTTACAGGAAAACAGAAAAATAGAGATGTTTCGACAAATAGTTTCAAAATACAACATTCCGCTGATAAACGTAAACTTAGTTGGAGGTAATGGCGACTTGATTTTTAATGGAGAGTCATTAGTTTTAAATCAAGATTTAAAAGTTGCGGCACAGTTAAAGAGTTTCTCGGAGGATACACTAATTTTTGATTTTTCGAATATCCACAAAACCATTATAACACCCTCCCTCCAAACAGATTCTTTAATAAAAATCAAAGAGGCTTTAATTTTAGGTATCAGAGATTTTTTTGCTAAGAACAGTTTTTCTAAAGCCTTGATTGGACTCTCTGGTGGCTTAGATTCAGCTGTTGTGGCTGCTTTGGCAACAGAGGCTTTGGGTAATAATAATGTTATTGGAGTGTTGATGCCTTCGGAATTTAGTTCCGACCATTCGGTTGTAGATGCAATGCAACTGGCAAAAAATTTGGATATTGAATATCATCAAATACATATAAACTCACTTTTTGACAGTTATCGCAAAACCTTGCAACCAATTTTCAGAGATTTACCTTTTGGGCTAGCCGAAGAAAATCTGCAAGCACGTATTAGAGGGACATTATTAATGGCTATCAGCAATAAATTTGGACACATAGTTTTAAATTGCAGTAATAAAAGTGAATTTGCAGTCGGATATTCAACCATGTACGGCGATTCGGTCGGGGCGATATCAGTTATCGGAGATGTTTACAAAACTGACGTCTATTCGTTGGCGAAACTAATTAACTTTAAACAAACAATAATTCCAAACAATATCATAACAAAGCCACCATCGGCAGAATTACGCCCCAATCAAAAGGATACTGATAGTTTACCTGATTACGATGTGTTAGATAAAATTTTGTTCAATTATATTGAGAAGCAAATGTCTGAGTATGATATTGTTGATTTAGGTTTTGACGCAGATGTTGTAAAAAAGGTAATTCGATTGGTAAACAGTTCGGAATACAAGCGTTTGCAAGCTCCTCCAATACTTCGGGTATCTTCCAAAGCTTTTGGCTTCGGACGCAGGTTTCCTATTGTATCAAAACTAGATTAG
- a CDS encoding outer membrane beta-barrel protein, protein MKKILIAFLIFTSISVYSQEKKLSFGIDIIPSVNWTATNTKDAKNDGVSAGISYGANLTALRGQNWGFLTGVRMSHLNFNVKYNYLFGFQTYDSLYSSISSGSSVEYKMQQIEVPLGFSFRSREIGYTTITGEVGVIPAYCIKTKVNINSANVSRETAKNEISMFSAGYFLGGGVLYSLGGSTAIKAMLSFSSGLTDLTTDKNSKEDHVYYYRLGLTLGIIF, encoded by the coding sequence ATGAAAAAGATACTTATAGCATTTCTAATTTTCACATCAATTTCAGTCTATTCACAAGAGAAAAAACTCTCTTTTGGTATAGATATTATTCCTTCAGTAAACTGGACAGCTACTAATACCAAAGATGCTAAAAACGACGGTGTTTCTGCTGGAATATCTTATGGGGCAAATCTTACAGCATTAAGAGGACAAAATTGGGGCTTTCTTACAGGCGTTCGAATGTCACACCTGAATTTTAATGTTAAATACAACTATCTGTTTGGTTTCCAGACATATGACTCGCTCTATTCTTCCATAAGTTCGGGCTCTTCTGTAGAATACAAAATGCAACAAATAGAGGTCCCGCTTGGTTTTTCATTTCGTTCACGTGAAATAGGATACACAACCATAACAGGTGAAGTTGGTGTTATACCTGCTTACTGCATTAAAACAAAAGTTAATATCAACAGCGCTAATGTTAGTAGAGAAACTGCAAAAAATGAAATATCAATGTTTTCAGCCGGATACTTTCTAGGAGGAGGAGTATTATATAGCTTGGGTGGCAGTACTGCTATTAAAGCAATGCTTTCATTTTCAAGTGGTTTGACAGATTTGACTACTGATAAAAACAGCAAAGAAGATCACGTTTACTATTACAGATTAGGCTTAACTTTAGGGATAATTTTTTAA
- a CDS encoding 30S ribosomal protein S20, with protein sequence MANHKSAKKRVRQTERRRLYNRYYARTTRNAIKKLRAMTDKKEAQEALPKVVSLVDRLSKRGIIHDNKASNLKSKLTLFVNKL encoded by the coding sequence ATGGCAAATCATAAGTCAGCTAAGAAAAGAGTTCGTCAGACTGAAAGAAGAAGATTGTATAATCGCTACTATGCAAGAACTACACGTAATGCAATTAAAAAATTACGTGCCATGACAGACAAGAAAGAAGCACAAGAAGCTCTACCAAAAGTTGTATCGCTTGTTGACCGTTTGTCAAAAAGAGGCATTATACACGACAATAAAGCTTCGAACTTAAAGTCGAAATTGACTCTGTTTGTAAATAAACTGTAA